A single genomic interval of Lathyrus oleraceus cultivar Zhongwan6 chromosome 7, CAAS_Psat_ZW6_1.0, whole genome shotgun sequence harbors:
- the LOC127107826 gene encoding actin-related protein 2/3 complex subunit 4 isoform X2, giving the protein MCLQNFPCQEVERHNKPEVELKTSSELLLNPVLICRNEAEKCLIETSINSLRISLKVKQADELENILTKKFLRFLSMRAEAFQVLRRKPVQGYDISFLITNYHCEEMQKQKLIDFIVQFMEDIDKEISELKLSVNTRGRLVATEFLKQFI; this is encoded by the exons ATGTGCCTTCAG AATTTTCCTTGTCAAGAAGTTGAAAGACATAACAAACCAGAGGTTGAACTCAA GACTAGCTCTGAACTCCTTCTCAATCCT GTTTTGATATGCCGTAATGAGGCTGAGAAATGCTTAATAGAAACGTCTATCAATTCACTAAGGATAAGTCTTAAG GTGAAGCAGGCTGATGAACTTGAAAACATATTGACGAAGAAGTTTCTTAGATTTTTGTCAATGAGAGCTGAGGCTTTCCAAGTACTGAGGAGAAAGCCTGTGCAG GGATATGATATTAGCTTCCTTATTACAAATTACCATTGTGAGGAGATGCAGAAGCAAAAACTCATAGATTTTATAGTGCAATTTATGGAG GATATTGATAAGGAGATAAGCGAGCTCAAATTATCAGTGAACACACGGGGGAGGCTCGTGGCTACAGAGTTTCTGAAGCAGTTTATCTGA
- the LOC127102410 gene encoding PLASMODESMATA CALLOSE-BINDING PROTEIN 3, with protein sequence MILVNVMVVSADKAWCVAKEEASEQQLLGALNYVCGIGVDCRPIQPNGNCYYPNTVRDHVSYAFNTFYQLEKHGLGTCDFSGSAHVVYKDPSKGSCVYPSN encoded by the exons ATGATTTTGGTTAATGTGATGGTTGTGTCAGCAGATAAAGCATGGTGTGTGGCTAAGGAAGAAGCTAGTGAACAACAATTGCTTGGTGCTTTAAATTATGTATGTGGAATTGGAGTTGATTGTCGCCCTATTCAACCTAATGGAAACTGTTATTATCCAAACACAGTGAGAGATCATGTTTCATATGCTTTCAATACCTTCTATCAGTTAGAGAAACATGGTTTAGGCACTTGTGATTTTTCAGGGAGTGCACATGTTGTTTACAAGGATCCTA GCAAGGGTAGTTGTGTATATCCATCAAATTGA
- the LOC127107826 gene encoding actin-related protein 2/3 complex subunit 4 isoform X1, with amino-acid sequence MATTTLRLYLTCIRNTLHAAMCLQNFPCQEVERHNKPEVELKTSSELLLNPVLICRNEAEKCLIETSINSLRISLKVKQADELENILTKKFLRFLSMRAEAFQVLRRKPVQGYDISFLITNYHCEEMQKQKLIDFIVQFMEDIDKEISELKLSVNTRGRLVATEFLKQFI; translated from the exons ATG GCTACTACCACGTTACGCTTATACCTAACCTGCATTCGCAACACACTCCATGCCGCAATGTGCCTTCAG AATTTTCCTTGTCAAGAAGTTGAAAGACATAACAAACCAGAGGTTGAACTCAA GACTAGCTCTGAACTCCTTCTCAATCCT GTTTTGATATGCCGTAATGAGGCTGAGAAATGCTTAATAGAAACGTCTATCAATTCACTAAGGATAAGTCTTAAG GTGAAGCAGGCTGATGAACTTGAAAACATATTGACGAAGAAGTTTCTTAGATTTTTGTCAATGAGAGCTGAGGCTTTCCAAGTACTGAGGAGAAAGCCTGTGCAG GGATATGATATTAGCTTCCTTATTACAAATTACCATTGTGAGGAGATGCAGAAGCAAAAACTCATAGATTTTATAGTGCAATTTATGGAG GATATTGATAAGGAGATAAGCGAGCTCAAATTATCAGTGAACACACGGGGGAGGCTCGTGGCTACAGAGTTTCTGAAGCAGTTTATCTGA
- the LOC127107827 gene encoding uncharacterized protein LOC127107827: protein MMRKKVPDWLNSSLWSVPKSPPSSVATEDNSPFYSPISQPRPPSPPVVVQDPPPEQIIEDSRSEDQHDAPPSDFDISHQAQLLTELSRKVMDMRELRRIACQGVPDSAGIRSTLWKLLLGYLPPDRGLWSSELAKKRSQYKQFKEEILMNPSEITRRMYNSTSGDAEDAAKRDRALLSRSEIPHDEHPLSLGKTSVWNQFFQDTEIIDQIDRDVKRTHPDFHFFSGDSKFAKSNQEALKNILIIFAKLNPGVKYVQGMNEILAPLYYVLKNDPDEENAAFAEADAFFCFVELLSGFRDNFVQQLDNSVVGIRSTITKLSQLLRKHDEELWRHLEMTSKVNPQFYAFRWITLLLTQEFNFADSLHIWDTLLGDPEGPQETLLRVCCAMLVLIRKRLLAGDFTSNLKLLQNYPSTNISHLLYVANKFRVQSV, encoded by the exons ATGATGAGGAAGAAAGTCCCCGATTGGCTCAACAGTTCTCTCTGGTCAGTACCTAAATCTCCTCCCTCCTCCGTCGCCACCGAAGACAACTCACCCTTCTACAGCCCAATTTCACAGCCGCGCCCTCCGTCCCCTCCCGTCGTAGTTCAAGATCCTCCGCCCGAGCAGATAATCGAGGATTCTCGATCCGAAGATCAACATGATGCGCCTCCTTCTGATTTCGATATCTCTCACCAGGCTCAGTTGTTGACTGAG TTGTCAAGGAAGGTGATGGATATGCGGGAATTGAGAAGGATCGCGTGTCAAGGTGTGCCTGATTCCGCTGGGATACGTTCTACATTGTGGAAG CTTTTGCTTGGATATCTTCCACCGGATCGAGGACTTTGGTCATCTGAATTAGCAAAGAAGAGGTCCCAATACAAACAGTTCAAAGAGGAGATTCTCATGAATCCT TCCGAAATCACAAGGAGGATGTACAACTCCACAAGTGGTGATGCTGAGGATGCCGCCAAACGTGACAGGGCCTTGCTCTCTAGATCAGAAATCCCTCACGATGAGCATCCTTTGAGTCTTGGGAAGACCAGCGTATGGAATCAGTTCTTTCAG GATACAGAAATCATAGATCAGATTGACCGAGATGTAAAGCGCACTCATCCTGATTTCCACTTTTTCTCCGGTGATTCAAAATTTGCAAAATCTAATCAG GAGGCTTTAAAGAACATATTAATTATTTTTGCAAAGTTAAATCCAGGTGTAAAATATGTTCAAGGGATGAATGAGATATTGGCTCCTCTATATTATGTGTTAAAAAATGACCCTGATGAAGAAAATGCA GCTTTTGCTGAAGCTGATGCATTCTTTTGTTTTGTTGAGCTATTGAGTGGTTTCCGAGATAACTTTGTTCAACAACTAGATAATAGTGTTGTGGGAATTCGTTCAACTATTACAAAATTGTCCCAGCTTTTAAGAAAACACGATGAGGAGCTGTGGCGTCATCTTGAGATGACTTCCAAA GTCAATCCCCAATTCTATGCATTTAGATGGATCACTCTCTTGTTGACTCAGGAATTCAATTTTGCCGACAGCCTTCACATTTGGGACACTCTTTTAGGTGATCCAGAGGGTCCACAG GAGACTCTTCTCCGGGTATGTTGTGCAATGCTAGTTCTCATTCGCAAGCGCCTCCTAGCAGGGGATTTCACTTCAAATCTCAAGTTGCTACAAAATTACCCGTCGACAAACATTAGCCATTTGCTCTATGTTGCCAATAAGTTTCGTGTACAGTCAGTCTAA
- the LOC127102409 gene encoding secreted RxLR effector protein 161-like, which yields MYAVSLLSKYMSRHPEVHHSAAKRIICYLQGTTTFGILYRRGGSHELIGFTDRDYAGSVEDIRSTSRYVFMLSGAAVTWSSRKKPIVTLSTTEAEFITAAGSSCQAIWMKQVLKKIGYMGSESIVIFCDNSSTIKLARNPVMHGRSKHIDVRYHFLRELVNDGVISGAKKEVWSV from the coding sequence ATGTATGCAGTAAGCTTATTAAGCAAGTATATGTCAAGGCATCCAGAAGTTCATCATTCAGCAGCCAAGAGAATTATATGTTACTTGCAAGGTACAACAACGTTTGGAATTCTTTACAGAAGGGGAGGAAGTCATGAGTTGATTGGTTTTACTGACAGGGATTATGCCGGATCAGTGGAAGATATAAGAAGCACCTCACGCTATGTTTTTATGCTAAGTGGAGCAGCTGTGACTTGGTCTTCTCGTAAGAAACCGATTGTAACACTAAGCACAACCGAAGCTGAATTCATTACAGCTGCAGGAAGTAGTTGTCAAGCAATATGGATGAAACAGGTGCTAAAGAAGATTGGCTACATGGGCAGTGAGAGTATTGTCATCTTTTGTGACAATAGCTCAACAATTAAGTTGGCGAGGAATCCGGTGATGCACGGTAGGAGCAAGCACATTGATGTGCGCTACCATTTCTTACGAGAGCTAGTGAATGATGGAGTTATTTCGGGAGCTAAGAAGGAGGTTTGGAGTGTGTGA